Genomic window (Cellulosilyticum lentocellum DSM 5427):
GTCAGCTGATGCTACACCTTGAAGTCTTTCTAAAATACCTTTGTCAACAAATTGATTAAAGAACGCCATTTCCTCTTTTGCATTTTCAAGTACATAATTAATAACAAATTTCACCATATCTTCTGCTAAACGCATATCGTCTTCAAGATCTGCAAAAGCAATTTCTGGTTCAATCATCCAAAACTCTGCAGCATGTCTTGGTGTATTAGATTTTTCTGCTCTAAAAGTTGGCCCAAAAGTATAAACATCTCTAAACGCCATAGCAAATGTCTCTGCGGAAAGCTGACCTGATACTGTAAGACTAGCCATTTTACCAAAGAAATCTTCTTTAAAATCTACTTCACCATTTTCTGTTTTAGGAGGATGCACTGGATCTAAAGTTGTTACTCTAAACATTTCTCCAGCACCTTCACAGTCACTTGCTGTAATCAGTGGTGTATGTGCATATACAAAGCTTCTTTCTTGGAAAAACTTATGAATAGCATAAGCTGCTAAAGAACGTACTCTAAAAACAGCACCAAAGGTATTTGTACGTGGTCTAAGATAAGCAATTTGTCTCAGGTACTCAAAAGAATGTCTTTTCTTTTGAAGTGGATATTCAGGTGGGCATTCACCTTCTATTACTATCTGTGTTGCTTTTAGCTCAAAGGGTTGCTTTTGGTTAGGTGTCATCACAAGATCACCTGTAACGATAATGGCTGCTCCTACTCCTAGTTTAGCCACTTCTTTAAAGTTTTCCAGTGTGTCCTCGAATACAATTTGAAGTGATTTAAAGAAAGTTCCGTCATTCACCTCGATAAACCCAAAAGTTTTTGAGTCTCTTACAGTTCTTACCCAGCCTGCCACTGTTAAGTTGGTTGGTTGTACCTCACTAGTACGCTGATACAGTGTTCTGATAGATGTTGTTTGCATGATGCTATGCCTCCTTATTTTAAACTCTTCTACTCTAATCACATAGTAAGCCTATGGCTTTACTCCAAAACTATGTGTATGGATATAACAAAAAAGCTTCGTCCCTCTTCAAAGGGACGAAGCTTGTACTCCGCGTTACCACCCTAGTTAATTACCAAAAGGTAATTCACCTCAAAAAGATATATCGGTCTTTACCCGGCTAAGCCTACTCATTGCCCGTAGCATTTTCGATTAGCAACTCCAAGAGGTTCTTCACGCATTAGATTCTACTAGCTTCCACCTACCGCTAGCTCTCTGAAAGTCATCTTAATGGCTACTCTTCTTTTCATCGTTATAACTATTTAACTGCTTAACATTATATGAAGTTTCTAGTTGTTTGTCAAGTTCTAGCTTTTATAAAAAACATGTTTAAAATTTTCCCATATCAGAGATATAATAATGACCGATGATCTATTCAATCGCCCTTTTGACATTGTCTTGTTATTTCATACATACAAATGCTTGTTGCTATCGCTGCGTTTAAAGATTCAGCTGCTCCTGGCATAGGAATAATCACTGTATGATCACTTGCTTCTTTTACACGTTCAGAAACGCCATTACCTTCATTGCCAATAATGATTGCTACCTTTTCCTCAAAAGTAACATCATAAATAGGTTTTGCACCAGGTATGAGCGCTGTTGTATATAAAGTAACACCTTTTTGTTTTAAGAAATCCATATAAGTATCTATCTCTTCTTCTATTACAATAGGTACATGAAATAACGAACTCATTGTAGATCGTACTACTTTGGGACTATAAAGGTCTACAGAACCTTTGGTAATGAATACCCCTTTAAAATCAAAGGCATGTGCTGTTCTAATAATGGTTCCTAAATTTCCTGGATCTTGTAAATTTTCTAGTACTAAATAATGGCCTGCTTCAATATTGAAGTGTACTAAATCATAGGTTGGCATATAAGCAACTGCCATAGCACCTTGAGGAGATTGGGTATCACTTATACTATTATAAATCTCTTTAGACACCTCTAGCCTTTCCTCTGCCTTTACTGCTCCTAATTCTTTTTCATCTACTTCAGACGTTGTAATAAGATATTTGATTTTAACATGACTAGGAATTTCTTTTACCCCACGTATACCTTCAATAACAAATAAACCTTCTGACTTACGTGCGCTTTTCTTTTTTTGTAATTCCTTTATGTTTTTAATCACATTATTTTGAGGACTTGTTATTTGCTTTTTATTCATGCCTTTTAGCTTCCAATTCTTGAATAGATTTATTATTACCCACTACTACCAATAAATCATTTTCTTCTAAAATGTAATCTGGTCCAGGGGTTACATTAATATCCCCGCCTCTTTCAACTGCAATAATATTAATACCATATTTAGCACGGATATTAACTTCTTTAATACTGTGACCTCTCCATTGTGGTAAAATAGAGATTTCCATAATACTATAATCACGTGAAAGCTGAATATAATCAATAATATTACCAGCTATAAGATTGGTAGCAATACGTTTACCCATATCTCTCTCAGGCAAAATAATACGATCTGCTCCTATTTTCTCTAGTACTCTTTGATGAATTTCCGTACTTGCTTTAGCCACAACATAAGGAATACCCATTTCTTTTAAAAGCAAAGTAGTCATTATACTAGATTGCATATCTTTACCAATTGCTACAATAGCCACATCGAAATTACGAATGCCTAATGAACGTAGGGTATCAATGTCTGTCACCTCTGCTTGTACTGCCTGCGTGACTACAGGTGAAATATCTTGCACCTTTTCTTCACATCTGTCTACACCCATTACTTCGTAGCCCGCATCTGCTAGTGTAGTCGCTAGACTACTCCCAAATCTCCCTAGTCCAAACACCACAAATTGTTTTGCTTTCACAATAATCCTCCTCTATTATCCAACCATAACCTTTTCTTCTGGATATTGAATGTTTCCTTTATTTTTACTTTGTCTTACCATAAGGGCCATAGCCATTGTAATTGGTCCTAATCTTCCAATAAACATAACGATAATAATCGTAATCTTTCCTGTTATACTTAATAATGGTGTAATGCCTAAGGTCGTACCAACAGTGGCAAACGCCGATATGGTTTCAAAAAGAATTTCCATAAAAGTAAAGTTTTCAGATAAACTTAATATGCCTACAACAGTAAATACAACCATAATAGAAATCATAATAATTGTTAATGCACGTGTAATAATTTGAAGAGGTATTCTTCTTTTAAAAACAGTTGTTTGTTCATTACCTCTAATGGTTGAAATGGCACATAACATCAGTACCCCTACAGTAACTGTTTTGATCCCTCCTGCTGTACCAGCAGGTGAACCACCAATAAACATGAGCAATATTGTCACTAGTTTTGAAGTGTCTGTTAAACTAGCCAAATCCACCGTATTAAAACCAGCTGTACGGGGTGAAACAGATTGGAACATAGCCGCATATATCTTTTCTTTAAAAGTTAAAGGCCCTAAGGTTCCTGGATTTTTATATTCTAAAACAAATATCACAATAAATCCAATCAAAAGTAAGCTTATCGTTAAAATCCATACTAATCTAGTATGCACAGACATTTTGTTAAACGCTTGTTTCCACTTAAAATGCTTAGGCGCTTTTAATTTTCCTCGAATCATTTTATACGTATCAATCCATACACTAAATCCAAGTCCACCTACTACAATCAGTGACATAATAACTAAATTAACTATACTATTTCCCACATAAGGCGTTAAACTCCTGGTTCCT
Coding sequences:
- a CDS encoding TrmH family RNA methyltransferase, with protein sequence MNKKQITSPQNNVIKNIKELQKKKSARKSEGLFVIEGIRGVKEIPSHVKIKYLITTSEVDEKELGAVKAEERLEVSKEIYNSISDTQSPQGAMAVAYMPTYDLVHFNIEAGHYLVLENLQDPGNLGTIIRTAHAFDFKGVFITKGSVDLYSPKVVRSTMSSLFHVPIVIEEEIDTYMDFLKQKGVTLYTTALIPGAKPIYDVTFEEKVAIIIGNEGNGVSERVKEASDHTVIIPMPGAAESLNAAIATSICMYEITRQCQKGD
- a CDS encoding TrkH family potassium uptake protein; amino-acid sequence: MKQSEAPGFIKVKRGFIQRQNLHPAQILVGGFLIVILLGTLLLSLPISAANGEATSLIDALFTTTSAVCVTGLTVVNTSMHWSSFGKTVILFCIQIGGLGFMTLVSMLFIVLGKRITLKNRLIMQEALNFNTTAGIVRFTTHIVKGTLLVEGIGAFLLCFAFIPDYGFIKGIIYSIFHSISAFCNAGFDLIGTRSLTPYVGNSIVNLVIMSLIVVGGLGFSVWIDTYKMIRGKLKAPKHFKWKQAFNKMSVHTRLVWILTISLLLIGFIVIFVLEYKNPGTLGPLTFKEKIYAAMFQSVSPRTAGFNTVDLASLTDTSKLVTILLMFIGGSPAGTAGGIKTVTVGVLMLCAISTIRGNEQTTVFKRRIPLQIITRALTIIMISIMVVFTVVGILSLSENFTFMEILFETISAFATVGTTLGITPLLSITGKITIIIVMFIGRLGPITMAMALMVRQSKNKGNIQYPEEKVMVG
- the asnS gene encoding asparagine--tRNA ligase codes for the protein MQTTSIRTLYQRTSEVQPTNLTVAGWVRTVRDSKTFGFIEVNDGTFFKSLQIVFEDTLENFKEVAKLGVGAAIIVTGDLVMTPNQKQPFELKATQIVIEGECPPEYPLQKKRHSFEYLRQIAYLRPRTNTFGAVFRVRSLAAYAIHKFFQERSFVYAHTPLITASDCEGAGEMFRVTTLDPVHPPKTENGEVDFKEDFFGKMASLTVSGQLSAETFAMAFRDVYTFGPTFRAEKSNTPRHAAEFWMIEPEIAFADLEDDMRLAEDMVKFVINYVLENAKEEMAFFNQFVDKGILERLQGVASADFGRVTYTEAVQILEKCGKKFEYPVYWGCDLQTEHERYLTEEHFKKPVFVTNYPKEIKAFYMRMNEDGKTVAAMDLLVPGIGELIGGSQREERLEVLLERMAELGLKEEDYWWYLDLRRFGGTRHAGFGLGFERLIMYLTGMTNIRDVIPFPRTTGQAEF
- a CDS encoding potassium channel family protein, translating into MKAKQFVVFGLGRFGSSLATTLADAGYEVMGVDRCEEKVQDISPVVTQAVQAEVTDIDTLRSLGIRNFDVAIVAIGKDMQSSIMTTLLLKEMGIPYVVAKASTEIHQRVLEKIGADRIILPERDMGKRIATNLIAGNIIDYIQLSRDYSIMEISILPQWRGHSIKEVNIRAKYGINIIAVERGGDINVTPGPDYILEENDLLVVVGNNKSIQELEAKRHE